From one Montipora capricornis isolate CH-2021 chromosome 10, ASM3666992v2, whole genome shotgun sequence genomic stretch:
- the LOC138021591 gene encoding uncharacterized protein isoform X2, whose protein sequence is MFFSKLLIYASVLFNSRSFPQKRAREGPLELDKRYSSSKEVRTYSGLPVELRCAFKYGIPPVRAGIFHGGLKVASQENDINTVKINISVGRRNSDFGLYTCMAEDSNHHKITHNITLKKIDPSKISTDGKRVTCSRDGMQLNLDRLMYPWLQPSYFNMHLLDNHCQPYIINMTHIIVKTSFRECKTMEKNSPRRITYRNILMAFVRAPSWKVITRVPDIFFPFQCHFEREEVASVSTELNEVLVSYPSEPLAADKSKSTPRFVRSFKGFQVRLVCSFKGGISPVTISVFKGGRRIIQGVLVKGKALYVTVKTNRIAAFGSYDCIAKDFKGARVKQRITLQKAGPRDMKSDGVAVTCHSDGMDVTLSRFAYPWLDPSLLHLSLIQSNCIAYNVTDSYVKIQVPLVGCGTKIRLKNKFVLESRNVIIVIARRPSGIKVIYLPQIHFRVFCAFEIDRSHKNTTLKAIEPLAIDTSESSSNIIFSPPNMTFKLRCVIHGGEPPIKLSLSRHNVIVAHTRARSLRLLLKPTFEDSGRYVCKATDARERTVNHVINLKVPVTGIIFNSGVEVECSSKFTTVLLTRAQYPWFNPRRMRMHLNDPFCKSHVNSTHVSFEFPRGGCGSRHITLSNKVMFFNRVFIVNKSHHKITRRIMTIHFSCKYRVVESIAHKMKGFL, encoded by the exons ATGTTTTTCAGCAAATTGCTCATCTATGCCTCTGTGCTTTTTAATAGCAGAAGTTTTCCTCAGAAAAGAGCAAGAGAAG GTCCTTTAGAGCTGGATAAACGGTATTCGAGTTCCAAGGAAGTCAGGACTTACAGTGGACTACCTGTTGAGCTTCGGTGTGCTTTTAAATATGGTATCCCTCCAGTGCGGGCTGGGATTTTTCACGGAGGTTTGAAGGTTGCAAGCCAAGAAAACGACATAAACAcagttaaaattaatatttcagtCGGGCGAAGGAACAGTGACTTTGGCTTGTATACATGCATGGCTGAAGACTCAAACCATCACAAAATTACCCACAATATAACGCTGAAGAAAATTG ATCCATCGAAAATATCCACTGATGGAAAAAGGGTCACATGTTCACGTGATGGAATGCAGTTGAACCTTGACCGCTTGATGTATCCATGGTTACAGCCTTCGTACTTTAACATGCATCTCCTTGACAACCACTGTCAGCCTTATATCATAAATATGACGCACATCATTGTGAAAACTTCTTTCAGGGAATGTAAAACCATGGAGAAGAACTCCCCTCGTCGTATCACCTATCGCAATATTTTGATGGCGTTTGTTAGAGCTCCTTCTTGGAAAGTGATAACACGAGTTCCGGATATATTCTTTCCCTTTCAGTGTCATTTTGAACGGGAGGAGGTGGCGTCTGTTTCGACTGAACTTAATGAAGTATTGGTGAGCTATCCTTCAG AGCCACTCGCAGCTGACAAATCGAAGAGTACACCAAGATTTGTGAGATCGTTTAAAGGATTTCAAGTGAGATTAGTTTGCTCATTCAAGGGAGGGATTTCTCCTGTAACCATATCAGTTTTCAAGGGAGGAAGGCGAATTATTCAGGGGGTACTGGTAAAAGGAAAGGCTTTGTATGTCACAGTAAAGACCAATCGAATAGCAGCATTTGGGTCATATGACTGCATAGCAAAAGACTTCAAAGGAGCGAGAGTCAAACAAAGAATAACACTCCAAAAAGCAG GTCCACGTGACATGAAATCAGATGGAGTAGCAGTGACGTGTCACAGTGATGGAATGGATGTGACTTTGAGTAGATTCGCGTACCCATGGCTCGACCCAAGCCTCCTTCACCTAAGCCTAATTCAATCAAATTGCATTGCGTATAATGTCACAGACTCGTACGTTAAGATTCAAGTTCCGCTTGTCGGATGTGGCACGAAAATACGGCTCAAGAATAAGTTTGTATTGGAATCTCGCAACGTGATTATCGTCATCGCAAGACGCCCAAGTGGGATCAAAGTCATATATTTGCCTCAAATTCACTTTCGGGTTTTCTGTGCTTTTGAAATTGATCGGTCTCACAAGAACACAACGTTGAAGGCAATCG AACCACTTGCAATCGACACATCAGAATCGAGTTCAAACATAATATTCTCCCCACCAAACATGACTTTCAAGTTGAGGTGCGTTATCCATGGAGGTGAGCCCCCGATCAAGCTGTCACTCAGCAGACACAATGTGATCGTAGCTCACACTCGAGCCAGATCTCTAAGGTTGCTGTTGAAACCGACCTTCGAAGATAGCGGGCGATATGTCTGTAAAGCGACGGATGCCCGTGAAAGGACTGTTAACCATGTTATCAACTTGAAGGTCCCAG TTACTGGAATTATCTTCAACTCAGGAGTGGAAGTTGAGTGCAGTTCAAAATTTACCACGGTTCTTTTGACACGTGCCCAGTATCCTTGGTTTAACCCAAGGCGCATGCGTATGCATCTGAACGATCCGTTCTGCAAGTCTCATGTTAACAGTACCCATGTCTCATTTGAGTTTCCGCGGGGAGGATGCGGTAGCAGACACATCACATTATCAAACAAAGTGATGTTCTTCAACAGAGTCTTCATTGTTAACAAGTCACACCACAAAATCACAAGGAGAATAATGACAATTCACTTTTCTTGTAAATACAGAGTCGTTGAAAGCATTGCCCATAAAATGAAGGGTTTTCTGTGA
- the LOC138021591 gene encoding uncharacterized protein isoform X1 has protein sequence MFFSKLLIYASVLFNSRSFPQKRAREAMLPRTLTRGPLELDKRYSSSKEVRTYSGLPVELRCAFKYGIPPVRAGIFHGGLKVASQENDINTVKINISVGRRNSDFGLYTCMAEDSNHHKITHNITLKKIDPSKISTDGKRVTCSRDGMQLNLDRLMYPWLQPSYFNMHLLDNHCQPYIINMTHIIVKTSFRECKTMEKNSPRRITYRNILMAFVRAPSWKVITRVPDIFFPFQCHFEREEVASVSTELNEVLVSYPSEPLAADKSKSTPRFVRSFKGFQVRLVCSFKGGISPVTISVFKGGRRIIQGVLVKGKALYVTVKTNRIAAFGSYDCIAKDFKGARVKQRITLQKAGPRDMKSDGVAVTCHSDGMDVTLSRFAYPWLDPSLLHLSLIQSNCIAYNVTDSYVKIQVPLVGCGTKIRLKNKFVLESRNVIIVIARRPSGIKVIYLPQIHFRVFCAFEIDRSHKNTTLKAIEPLAIDTSESSSNIIFSPPNMTFKLRCVIHGGEPPIKLSLSRHNVIVAHTRARSLRLLLKPTFEDSGRYVCKATDARERTVNHVINLKVPVTGIIFNSGVEVECSSKFTTVLLTRAQYPWFNPRRMRMHLNDPFCKSHVNSTHVSFEFPRGGCGSRHITLSNKVMFFNRVFIVNKSHHKITRRIMTIHFSCKYRVVESIAHKMKGFL, from the exons ATGTTTTTCAGCAAATTGCTCATCTATGCCTCTGTGCTTTTTAATAGCAGAAGTTTTCCTCAGAAAAGAGCAAGAGAAG CAATGTTGCCAAGGACTTTGACTCGTG GTCCTTTAGAGCTGGATAAACGGTATTCGAGTTCCAAGGAAGTCAGGACTTACAGTGGACTACCTGTTGAGCTTCGGTGTGCTTTTAAATATGGTATCCCTCCAGTGCGGGCTGGGATTTTTCACGGAGGTTTGAAGGTTGCAAGCCAAGAAAACGACATAAACAcagttaaaattaatatttcagtCGGGCGAAGGAACAGTGACTTTGGCTTGTATACATGCATGGCTGAAGACTCAAACCATCACAAAATTACCCACAATATAACGCTGAAGAAAATTG ATCCATCGAAAATATCCACTGATGGAAAAAGGGTCACATGTTCACGTGATGGAATGCAGTTGAACCTTGACCGCTTGATGTATCCATGGTTACAGCCTTCGTACTTTAACATGCATCTCCTTGACAACCACTGTCAGCCTTATATCATAAATATGACGCACATCATTGTGAAAACTTCTTTCAGGGAATGTAAAACCATGGAGAAGAACTCCCCTCGTCGTATCACCTATCGCAATATTTTGATGGCGTTTGTTAGAGCTCCTTCTTGGAAAGTGATAACACGAGTTCCGGATATATTCTTTCCCTTTCAGTGTCATTTTGAACGGGAGGAGGTGGCGTCTGTTTCGACTGAACTTAATGAAGTATTGGTGAGCTATCCTTCAG AGCCACTCGCAGCTGACAAATCGAAGAGTACACCAAGATTTGTGAGATCGTTTAAAGGATTTCAAGTGAGATTAGTTTGCTCATTCAAGGGAGGGATTTCTCCTGTAACCATATCAGTTTTCAAGGGAGGAAGGCGAATTATTCAGGGGGTACTGGTAAAAGGAAAGGCTTTGTATGTCACAGTAAAGACCAATCGAATAGCAGCATTTGGGTCATATGACTGCATAGCAAAAGACTTCAAAGGAGCGAGAGTCAAACAAAGAATAACACTCCAAAAAGCAG GTCCACGTGACATGAAATCAGATGGAGTAGCAGTGACGTGTCACAGTGATGGAATGGATGTGACTTTGAGTAGATTCGCGTACCCATGGCTCGACCCAAGCCTCCTTCACCTAAGCCTAATTCAATCAAATTGCATTGCGTATAATGTCACAGACTCGTACGTTAAGATTCAAGTTCCGCTTGTCGGATGTGGCACGAAAATACGGCTCAAGAATAAGTTTGTATTGGAATCTCGCAACGTGATTATCGTCATCGCAAGACGCCCAAGTGGGATCAAAGTCATATATTTGCCTCAAATTCACTTTCGGGTTTTCTGTGCTTTTGAAATTGATCGGTCTCACAAGAACACAACGTTGAAGGCAATCG AACCACTTGCAATCGACACATCAGAATCGAGTTCAAACATAATATTCTCCCCACCAAACATGACTTTCAAGTTGAGGTGCGTTATCCATGGAGGTGAGCCCCCGATCAAGCTGTCACTCAGCAGACACAATGTGATCGTAGCTCACACTCGAGCCAGATCTCTAAGGTTGCTGTTGAAACCGACCTTCGAAGATAGCGGGCGATATGTCTGTAAAGCGACGGATGCCCGTGAAAGGACTGTTAACCATGTTATCAACTTGAAGGTCCCAG TTACTGGAATTATCTTCAACTCAGGAGTGGAAGTTGAGTGCAGTTCAAAATTTACCACGGTTCTTTTGACACGTGCCCAGTATCCTTGGTTTAACCCAAGGCGCATGCGTATGCATCTGAACGATCCGTTCTGCAAGTCTCATGTTAACAGTACCCATGTCTCATTTGAGTTTCCGCGGGGAGGATGCGGTAGCAGACACATCACATTATCAAACAAAGTGATGTTCTTCAACAGAGTCTTCATTGTTAACAAGTCACACCACAAAATCACAAGGAGAATAATGACAATTCACTTTTCTTGTAAATACAGAGTCGTTGAAAGCATTGCCCATAAAATGAAGGGTTTTCTGTGA
- the LOC138021591 gene encoding uncharacterized protein isoform X3 yields MAEDSNHHKITHNITLKKIDPSKISTDGKRVTCSRDGMQLNLDRLMYPWLQPSYFNMHLLDNHCQPYIINMTHIIVKTSFRECKTMEKNSPRRITYRNILMAFVRAPSWKVITRVPDIFFPFQCHFEREEVASVSTELNEVLVSYPSEPLAADKSKSTPRFVRSFKGFQVRLVCSFKGGISPVTISVFKGGRRIIQGVLVKGKALYVTVKTNRIAAFGSYDCIAKDFKGARVKQRITLQKAGPRDMKSDGVAVTCHSDGMDVTLSRFAYPWLDPSLLHLSLIQSNCIAYNVTDSYVKIQVPLVGCGTKIRLKNKFVLESRNVIIVIARRPSGIKVIYLPQIHFRVFCAFEIDRSHKNTTLKAIEPLAIDTSESSSNIIFSPPNMTFKLRCVIHGGEPPIKLSLSRHNVIVAHTRARSLRLLLKPTFEDSGRYVCKATDARERTVNHVINLKVPVTGIIFNSGVEVECSSKFTTVLLTRAQYPWFNPRRMRMHLNDPFCKSHVNSTHVSFEFPRGGCGSRHITLSNKVMFFNRVFIVNKSHHKITRRIMTIHFSCKYRVVESIAHKMKGFL; encoded by the exons ATGGCTGAAGACTCAAACCATCACAAAATTACCCACAATATAACGCTGAAGAAAATTG ATCCATCGAAAATATCCACTGATGGAAAAAGGGTCACATGTTCACGTGATGGAATGCAGTTGAACCTTGACCGCTTGATGTATCCATGGTTACAGCCTTCGTACTTTAACATGCATCTCCTTGACAACCACTGTCAGCCTTATATCATAAATATGACGCACATCATTGTGAAAACTTCTTTCAGGGAATGTAAAACCATGGAGAAGAACTCCCCTCGTCGTATCACCTATCGCAATATTTTGATGGCGTTTGTTAGAGCTCCTTCTTGGAAAGTGATAACACGAGTTCCGGATATATTCTTTCCCTTTCAGTGTCATTTTGAACGGGAGGAGGTGGCGTCTGTTTCGACTGAACTTAATGAAGTATTGGTGAGCTATCCTTCAG AGCCACTCGCAGCTGACAAATCGAAGAGTACACCAAGATTTGTGAGATCGTTTAAAGGATTTCAAGTGAGATTAGTTTGCTCATTCAAGGGAGGGATTTCTCCTGTAACCATATCAGTTTTCAAGGGAGGAAGGCGAATTATTCAGGGGGTACTGGTAAAAGGAAAGGCTTTGTATGTCACAGTAAAGACCAATCGAATAGCAGCATTTGGGTCATATGACTGCATAGCAAAAGACTTCAAAGGAGCGAGAGTCAAACAAAGAATAACACTCCAAAAAGCAG GTCCACGTGACATGAAATCAGATGGAGTAGCAGTGACGTGTCACAGTGATGGAATGGATGTGACTTTGAGTAGATTCGCGTACCCATGGCTCGACCCAAGCCTCCTTCACCTAAGCCTAATTCAATCAAATTGCATTGCGTATAATGTCACAGACTCGTACGTTAAGATTCAAGTTCCGCTTGTCGGATGTGGCACGAAAATACGGCTCAAGAATAAGTTTGTATTGGAATCTCGCAACGTGATTATCGTCATCGCAAGACGCCCAAGTGGGATCAAAGTCATATATTTGCCTCAAATTCACTTTCGGGTTTTCTGTGCTTTTGAAATTGATCGGTCTCACAAGAACACAACGTTGAAGGCAATCG AACCACTTGCAATCGACACATCAGAATCGAGTTCAAACATAATATTCTCCCCACCAAACATGACTTTCAAGTTGAGGTGCGTTATCCATGGAGGTGAGCCCCCGATCAAGCTGTCACTCAGCAGACACAATGTGATCGTAGCTCACACTCGAGCCAGATCTCTAAGGTTGCTGTTGAAACCGACCTTCGAAGATAGCGGGCGATATGTCTGTAAAGCGACGGATGCCCGTGAAAGGACTGTTAACCATGTTATCAACTTGAAGGTCCCAG TTACTGGAATTATCTTCAACTCAGGAGTGGAAGTTGAGTGCAGTTCAAAATTTACCACGGTTCTTTTGACACGTGCCCAGTATCCTTGGTTTAACCCAAGGCGCATGCGTATGCATCTGAACGATCCGTTCTGCAAGTCTCATGTTAACAGTACCCATGTCTCATTTGAGTTTCCGCGGGGAGGATGCGGTAGCAGACACATCACATTATCAAACAAAGTGATGTTCTTCAACAGAGTCTTCATTGTTAACAAGTCACACCACAAAATCACAAGGAGAATAATGACAATTCACTTTTCTTGTAAATACAGAGTCGTTGAAAGCATTGCCCATAAAATGAAGGGTTTTCTGTGA